In the genome of Conger conger chromosome 8, fConCon1.1, whole genome shotgun sequence, one region contains:
- the LOC133135215 gene encoding beta-crystallin B1-like: MSSSGEKSSKAPSQTDGKTAQSKKSEMGMMSYKMCVFDQENFQGRCIEINMECMNVCDMGMDKVRSLRVECGPFVGYEQMNFCGEMYILEKGEYPRWDSWSNCYRNDFLLSFRPVRMDPEKHKICLYEVGEFKGRKMEIMDDDVPSLFSYGFTDRVGSIIVSCGTWVGYQYPGYRGSQYLLEKGDYRHFNEYGARCPQFQSVRRIRDMQWHQHGCYTMASK, encoded by the exons ATGTCATCCAGTGGAGAGAAGTCCTCTAAGGCTCCATCCCAGACTGATGGGAAGACCGCTCAGAGCAAGAAGTCTGAGATGGGTATGATGTCATACAAG ATGTGCGTCTTTGACCAGGAGAACTTCCAGGGCAGGTGCATAGAGATCAACATggagtgtatgaatgtgtgtgacatGGGCATGGACAAGGTGCGCTCTCTGCGTGTTGAATGTGGCCC CTTTGTGGGTTATGAACAGATGAACTTTTGTGGGGAGATGTACATCTTGGAGAAGGGAGAATACCCCCGATGGGATTCCTGGAGCAACTGCTACAGGAACGACTTCCTGCTGTCCTTCAGGCCTGTCAGAATG GATCCTGAGAAGCATAAGATCTGTCTGTACGAGGTTGGAGAGTTCAAGGGGCGCAAGATGGAGATCATGGACGATGACGTTCCCAGCCTGTTCTCCTATGGCTTCACAGACAGAGTGGGAAGCATCATTGTGAGCTGTGGAAC GTGGGTCGGGTACCAGTACCCTGGTTACCGTGGCAGCCAGTACCTGCTGGAGAAGGGTGACTACAGGCACTTCAATGAGTATGGTGCCCGCTGTCCACAGTTCCAGTCCGTCAGACGCATCCGGGACATGCAGTGGCACCAGCACGGTTGCTACACCATGGCCAGCAAGTGA